Genomic segment of Arthrobacter antioxidans:
CGCATGCAGGATGTACGGCGCCGGGTATCTGAAGATCCGCACACCGGCGTCGAGGAGCTCTCCGTAGTAGGAACGCTGGGCATGGAACACCGGACCCTGATCGCCGATCTCCGAGACGAAGAGCTGGACGTCGAGGCCGCGCTGGCAGGCTGAGGTGATGGCGTACATCATCGCCTCATCGGGGACGAAGTAGGGGCTCGTGATGATCGCTCGTTTCGACGCCCCGTACAGCAAGGACAGGAACAGGCGCAGATTGTTCTCGGTCTCGTAGGACGGACCGCTCGGCACCACCTGACATTCGATCGCATCCGGGGACCGGTCGAAGACGGCAGAGCGAATAGGCAGATTCGCGGTCGGCGACGCCGGGTCGAGTTGCTCCCCGGTCTCGGTCAGCCAGTCGGAGAGGAACACGGCGTTCAGGCTCGTCACCACCGGTCCCTCGAGCCGCGTCACCAGCTCCTGCCACTGCAGGCCGCGTTTGATGTTCTTCGGAGCGTTGTAGCTGCGATCGATCAGGTTCTGGGAGCCCATGAAGCCCACCCGCCCGTCCACCACCACGAGCTTCCGGTGGTTGCGGAGGTCGGGCCGTTGATACTTGCCCTTGAAGGGCATCACCGGCAGCATGTAGCTCCAGTGCACGCCGATGCGGTCGAGTTCAGCGAAGGTCTCCTTGCTGTGCGCGATCCTCGCGGAGGAGACATGGTCGGCGAGCAGGCGCACCGTCACGCCACGGCCGACGGCGGCTTCCATGGCTGCGAAAAAACTTTTCGTCGTGTCATCGAAGGACACGACGAAGAATTCCACGTGCACGAACCGCTCCGCCGTGTCGATCTCCGCGGCCATGGACTGGATGGATTGCCGATACTCGCCCAGGAGAGTGCCGGTGTTGCCGCCGACGACCGGGATGCCGCCGAGCAACTGGTTCTGTCGGGTGACATTGGTGAACCACTCCGGCCAGCTGTCCCGTTGCGGGGTCAGGTCAAGTCCTTCAGCAGCGGCAGCGATCAGGGCGGTGATGCGGTCCTGTTCCGCACGGCGTCGCTTCGGGAGTTTGGGCGAGCCGATGACCAGGTAGAGCACCACGCCGATGACCGGGAGCATCACGATGGTGAGAATCCACGCCATTGCCGCCGTGGGCTTGCGCCGCTTGGGGATGACGATGAGCGCGGCGACGCAGACGACGAGGTGTGTGAGCACCCCGATGATCCACGCGAGGTTCGTGCTGAGTACCGGATCCATCAGTCTGCCCTTACGCGGTCAGTGATGAGGTATCGCCGTCGGGGGGTCATCGGACCACGGTAGAGCGGTGCCCCGCCTTACACATCACCCTCGGGGAATGACGTGGGGCGCCTGCCCGGGCGGTACCGTCGACGCATGATGGCCGGCGATCCGCGAGGAGAAGGGCACCCGGGCTGCGCCGGGCCGGGTGCTTCCCGCTGCCGTGACTGCCGCGCACGGTTCCGTGCCGACCCTCGAGACCCTTCCGCCCTTCCCTCACCCCCGGAGGCGACGTGACGACCAACGTGCCAGGCCAACCCAGGTTCCAGCGTCGGGGACGCCGACTGCCCAGGCGTGCGGCCTCGGCACTGGCGGAACGGTGGACGACGGTCGACGGGGTCCACGTCTTCTACCGGGAATCGCCCGCCCCGCCCGATGCACCCGTCATGATGCACGTCCACGGCTTCGGCCTGTCCGGGCGGTACCTCCTGCCGACGGCGGAACGTCTCAGCGACGAATTCCACACCCTTGTTCCCGACCTTCCAGGGTTCGGACGCAGCGGCAAGCCGATCGACCCTCTCGACGTGCCGGATCTCGCGCACGCGGCCGCCAGGTTCCTCGACGACCGTCAGGTCACGTCCGCCACGCTCGTCGGCAATTCGATGGGCTGTCCGGTCATCTGCGAGTTCGCCTACCGCTATCCCGAGCGTCTGGACCGGGCGGTCCTCGTCTCGCCGGCCGGGGGAGTGAACAACCAGCCGCTACGGCGCGCCGTGCGGCAACTCGCCCGCGACGGCACACGCGAGCCGGTCGGGATGATCCGCGTGGCAGCCCCGGACTACCTCAGGTTCGGTGTCCCCAGCACCGTCAGGATGTTCCGCGCCCTCACCCGGTACCCGTCCCTCGATCGCCTGCTGGCCTTGAAGGTCCCGACCCTGGTGGTCATCGGCGACAGGGATCCGCTGATGCCGAACCCTGACCGGATTCGCGAGGTCGCGAGCAACACGGACAACCATGTCCTCGTGGTGATCATCGAAGGGGCGGCGCACGCGATCAACTTCAGCAACCCCGGCGAACTGGCCCATGTCATCCGCCAGTTCATGGCAGATCAACCGATCGTCGACGATCCCGATGAGCCCGGGCACTCCCACTCCTACGAGATTCACCGCGGGACTCTCCATCCGCACCACAGACCACCAACTCGGTAGCTGGCGGAGGGCTCGCAACCCGACGGCGTGACCGGGCCGATCCACTGCGACGCGGGGATCGGCAGGACTACTGCCGGCCGTACCTCTTGTGGACGGCCTGTTTGGACACCCCGAGGCTCTGTGCGATGGCCTCCCAGGACAGCCCGGACTGGCGGGCACTGCGGACAAGCCCGGCCTCGCTGCGCGCCACCTCCCGCTGAAGCTCGGCGACGATCCTCAGCGCTTCCGCCGGCCCCTTGCCATCCATCGATCCGACAAGCGTCTTCATCCTGTCCACCTCCATTCGTCAATGATAGTTGACGACTGGAGACGGACACAATGGGGCGTCCGATCGGAGTGCCGGGAATCGGTTCCGCCCACGGTGCAATGATGCAAAGCCTCTACTGCCGGCATCGCGGCCGCCCGGGGCCTCCTCGACGTCGACGGACGCTGACATCGCTACGCGGGCGCATGCGGACCTTTCCGCGATCCGCGTCATCCGATGGGGGAGGTGTACGTCCTCGGCGCACACTGCTACACCAACGAAATATGGGTACATACATGGTGGGGTTCGACCGGACGCCCGAATTCGGTGCATCCGTATGGATAACAAACGCCGTGGTTTTGATCGTCTGTGCCGCAGTAAACGGATGTGTGACCTGCTGGAAGTCGAACACTGCATGCTGGGCGGGATCATCCTGACGTCGGGCGACCATCGATGATCACCGATGGGTTCCCGTAGGCGTCGTGACGCACGAACGATCAGTGGAAAGACAAGCACCGCCGCCTTGCGTCCTGGTTTCTGGGTCCCGACGTTCGTGACTGGCATCCACCGGTGGAAGCCCGGCGTGGCAGTGGCCAGTCGGTGAAAGCTCGTAGGTCGAGTGGCGCTCGGGCCGTCTCGAATGCGGACGCCGAACGAGACGTCGGCGACAGGCGAGGTGAGCGCGTCATGGCTGACGGGACCGGTTGATCGGAGGTTCGGAACCCCCGCTCGGGCGACCTGGTTATTTCGCCGATAATCTACATTATGTCAACTAAAAGATGTTCCGTTGCAGGATCTGCGGCCCTGGACCCGGTGATACGACTCCCCCTCGGCCGGGTTGCCGGGCGCCTGGTCCCGGGCCGTCGAAAGGTGAGCCCTGCACTGGCCCGTGCATTCGTCGGGTCAGTATCACCTCCGTCGATCAGGAATTCCGTGATTCGGGAGCATCTGGTTGTTCGTGCTCCAGTGCAGCGGTGATGGCGGCCGGCGATGGCAGGGAAGCTCGCTCGTCGGCCGGAAGTGCTTCGTACGTGTAGGACGTGACGGCCAGGGGTTGTGTGGAGCCCTCGAGTGCATAGCGTACGACTCGGTCGCTCTTGGACCCGCACACGAGGATACCGACAGTCGGCGCTTGCCGTGAGAGTCGCAGGATGTCGTTGACGGCTGCGACGTAGAAATTGAGCTGGCCCAGGTTCTCCGGTTTGAACTTGCCGGCCTTGAGCTCCACGACCACGTAACGGTCGGAGGGAACGTGGTAGAGCAGCAGGTCGATGTAGAAGTCGTCGCCGTCGATGTTCAGGTGATGTTGACGCCCGACGAACGCGAAGCCCGGTCCGAACTCGGCCAGGGTCTGGGCCATCCGCAGGGTCATCGCCTCCTCGATGGCGTGTTCCTGGGCTTCCTCGGTCAAGCCGAGGAAGTCGAGCACCAAGGGGTCCTTGGCCACTTCCCGTGCCAGGTCTGTGCCTTCGCTGGGCAGCCGCGCTTCGAGGTTGTTCGGTGCTGCACCTACCCGAGCGTGGAGATTGGTGAGGATCTGGTGTTCCAGCACGGCCACGGACCAGCCATGCTGGGCGGCACGTAGTGCGTACCAGGTGCGTAGCTCGTGGTTGTCCACCTTGTTCAGAAGGGTGACGTTGTGGCTCCAGCTCAATTGTCCAGACGGCGTCTGGACAATCGGTGTCGAGGTGTCCCATGCCGCTGCGAAGGCACGCATGTTGTACAGGTTCGTCCGGGAGAAACCCCTCATGTGCGGGAACTCCGCCTTCAGGTCCTGCGCCAGACGGTTTAGGACCCTACTCCCCCACGGTTCGTCCGCCTGCCTCTCCAAGATGGACCGCCCGATGTTCCAGTACAGCTCGATCATCGCGGTATTCACGACACGCTGCGCATGATGCTGGGCTTCCCGGACCAGCGCCTTCAGAGCCGTGAAGGCGACGGCGTAATCTTCGGGAAGGTCGGGCTCGAGCTGAGGCATGAAACAACCCTAGTCGGACGCGTGGGCGTCCCTTTCCACGCGCTGAGGATCGCCTGACGGGCGGTCCGAACGGCCTCATGCGGGGTCGCCCCCCGCTCGGCCGTCAGCGCTTCCGGAAGGCGTCCCTCACCTTCTCGGCCGCCTGCCTCAGGTCCGCCTTGACCTGATCCCTTTTTCCCTCCGTCTCGAGTCGCTCGTTTCCTGTTGCCCTGCCCGTGGCTTCCTTGGCCCTGCCTGAAAGCTTCTTCGCTGCATTCTTGATCTTGTCGCCCAGACTCATCGAGTTCTCCTTCGGCGTGCAGGCCCCGCCGCCTATCGGCAGGCAGAGCCTTTCGCGGCGCAGGCCGGGGCTGGATGCTTGCCCGTTCCGTGACGATGAGTGGCCCCTGAACCTGCCGGTTCGCGGTCGCGCAGGAATGCGACGCGCAAATTGGTCCTGGACCCCTCGGGACGTCACCTGGTGCTTGCCGGCTGGTGCTGCCATGTGATCCTTTCACCGGCGATGCGGGACTCCTTCACATGTCCGCGCCACGAACTCCCGCACCAGACTGTGCTTGGGGCTCGCATTACGGCCTGGACGATCCGCGTTGTCCGATGAGATGCAGGTCACCCGGCAATTGTTGCTGGGAACCTCCGACCCCATCAGGGTCTTTGGTCCCTGATTCAGGCGTGCATCCCACCGCCGGCGCGATCCTCCGGCCTTGTAGCATGGCCCCCCCCACTCCTCATAGGACGAAAGGCCCTATCGTCCATTGCGGCCGGTGGGCACGCTTCAGGCAGCAGGACCACCTGATCGCAGCAAGCCTGAGGAGACACTCCATGAGCACAGCAGCCGCCCCGCGAATCGTCGTCGGCGTCGATGGTTCGCAGCAGTCCGTCGAGGCGTTGCGTTACGCCCAGCGGCTGGCCCCCGCCTTCGACGCGACGATCCTGGCGGTCGCGGCATGGGACTACCCGGCCGAGTACCCCGGGTACGTTCCGCTCGGCACCAGTGAGTTCGCCGACGCCGCGAAGATCCATCTGGAGCACGCCGTCACGAAGGCCTACGGAGGGAACGTCCCGAACGGCCTCGAGACCACGGTGGTCTTCGCCCATCCCGGCAAGGCGCTCGTTCAGGCCTCCCGCGATGCCGCCCTGCTCATCGTGGGCCGGAGAGGTCACGGAACATTCCGGGGGCTGCTCCTGGGGTCCGTGAGCGCCAGTTGCGTCTCGCACGCCCACTGTCCCGTCCTCGTGATTCCTCACGTGGCTGAAGAACCGGCGTCGGAGAACAAGCCGGCAGCCGGCAAAGTGGCCGAAGACGCAGACGCTTGAAGGATGTGCCACCGCTCCCCCGGCGTCGCCGCTGCGTCCTGACGCACGCGTGGCCTGCCGGGTGAGCGCGGACACCGGCCCCCGTGAGTCGTGAACCGGCGGACTTCGACATCATCCTCGCCGGCGGTGGTCTCGCCGGACGGAGCCTCGCCTATTTCCTCAGCAGGCAACCGGGTCTGGATGACGCGCGGATCCTCCTCGTCGACGACAGCCGCCACTACCAGCACCGTGCCATCGTCTACTGGTACGACGGCGTGCTGCCCCTGCACCTGACCCCGTCAGCGAGCTACACGACGCTCGCGGTCGATACAGCCACAGGATTGCGCAGGCTGTCACTCGATCGCCACACGCTGTCCCTGACCTCCTCACAGAGGATCTTCCGCTCCCTGGATCAGGTGATCGATGCCGATCCGCGCATCACGCGGCTCGACGCTCACGCCGCCCGGATCCATGCCAGAGGGGACCGGGTCGCGGTGACCCTCACCGACGGCCGATCCTTCACGGCCTCGCACTGTTGCGACAGCACCGCCCCTCCGTCCGGAGTGGCCCCTCCCCTGCTCATGACCGGCGAGATCAGACAGGTCCGGACCGTGCGCGACTCCTTCGACCCGGCGGTGGCCACCTTCATGGACTTCAGGTCGGGCGACGGCGAGCACCCTGCCCGCTTCCATTGCCTCCTGCCGGTGTCCGCACGCGAAGCCTTCGTGGAGACGACGAGAATCACGCGCGGCGATACACCAGCCATGGGTGGGCCCTTCGAAACGGCGGCCTCGGAGTATCTGCGCAGCACCTGCGGAGTGACGGACTTCTCCACGCTGACCGTTCAACGGGGTGCGATCCCGCTCGGCCTGCATCGCCAGGCGTCGCGGGGACGGCACCTGTATGTGGGTACGGCCTCCGGGATCATCAAGGCCACGACCGGGTACGGCTTCACCCGCATACTCCACCAGGCCGAGCGTGTCGCGTCGTCGTTCGCCGCGACAGGATCGCCACGCAGCCCCGAGCCGTCGCGCCGCTTCCACTTCTACGACAAGCCCGTCCTCGGGATGTGGCTGCACGACCCCGAAGCGGCAGTCCGCTTCATGAGGGCCGCATTCGCAGCGCTGGACGTCGATCTGATCCTCGACTTCCTCGACGAACGCACCACCCCGCTGCAGGAACGCGAGCTCCTCGGAGCCATGCCGGTCCGGATGCTCCTGCGCCCGCGCCTCTGGCTGTGACTCCCGGACGCGTCCGGCCTCCTGTCGGATCGCGCAGTGCGCCTCGTGCTGTCCTCAACGACGCGGTGGTGGCCGCAATGGTGACGAAAGTCCCTACAGGGCCGTCCCGCCTCGCAGGACACTGGGACGCAACCCTTTCGGGAGTGGTCGTCGTGCGACGCCGGCAGGAAGCACACGGGAAGCATCCGCCGGTCGGCAACCACTTCACGAGCGAACAAAGGACAGATGAATGAGCTCGACAGAGCGCCCGATCGCCCCACCAATGCCCGCAACACCCCCGATCCACCTCGATCCCTCCACCGAAGACGACACGTTCAGGACCATCGGTCTCAGGCCCAGCGGATCCGACCTCAAACGCCTCATGGAGCGTCGGCGGGAAGCAGAGCGGAAGCTCGCCCTGCACATCCAGAAATATCGGGAAACACACCCGCTCCCCTCCAAGGAGTGACCCAGAAGCTCGCGCCCGTGCCGGTGTGAGGGCTGCTCCTACCTCATCCAGGCACCACCACGGAGGACGCCCGCCATGAGTTCGAGTTCGTCGAGTACCACTCCCCCTCCCGCTCGGACGCCCATGCGGGCAGGTCCGCTGGTCATGGTCCTGGTCGGCGCCCTGCTCGTCTCGGTAGCAGGGGGCCTGGCGTTCGGCGGTCTGCTCATCAGCGCTCTCGCCGGGTTCCAGCGGGATGGACAATTCCTGAACACCTCCACGGAACGGTTCGAGTACGACTCCTACGCACTCACCACCCAGCCGCAGGACATCCGGCTGGACACCGGGGAGGGCGCCCTCCCCGCGGGTATCGCAACGGTCCAACTGAAGGCCACAGGCGTACCGAGCACGAAGGCGGTCTTCGTCGGCGTGGCCAGACAGGCCGACGTCGACGCATACCTGTCGTCCGTGCAGCACACAGAATTGATCGAGGTACGGACCGACCCCTTCCGCGCCGCATACCGTGACATCCCGGGTTCCTCCGTTCCGGCCTCGCCCGCCGAACAGACGTTCTGGACGGCATCGGCCTCCGGCACCGGGACGCAGGTGATCTCCGTGGACGTGCGCTCCGGGAGCTGGGCGGTCGTGGTGATGAACGCCGACGGCAGCCAGACCGGCGCCGTGGACCTCCAGGCGGGTGTCCGGTCGGGCCTCTTCGGGCCCGTCGGCATGACGCTGCTCCTGGTGGCGGGCCTCCTGGTGCTGGTCGGCGTCCCCCTCCTGCTGATCGGGGCGAACGCGCTCGGCAAAGGGCTCGTCCCGTCCCCGGCAGCCGGCGGGAACCGGCGTGGAGGGCTGACGGAGGACGCCCACCACACCGCGTCGGGCGATCCGATACGTGACTTCCTGCCCTACCCGGCGCGGCTCACGGGCTATCTGCAACCCAGACTCTCGCGGTGGCTGTGGCTGGTGAAGTGGTTCCTCGTCATCCCGCACCTCGTGGTGCTGTGGCTGCTCTGGACCGCGTGCTTCGTGAGCACGGTGGCCGCCGGCGTCGTCATCCTGTTCACCGGGCGCTACCCGGCCGGCCTGTTCGCCTTCACCGTGGGCGTCTTCCGCTGGACGTGGCGGGTGCAGTTCTACGCCTCCGCGCTCGGGACGGACCTGTATCCGCCCTTCACCCTCGCCCGCGTCCCGGACTATCCCGCCGATTTCGAGGTCCCCTACCCGTCCCGGCTCCACCGCGGCCTCGTCCTCGTGAAGTGGTGGCTGCTGGCCCTCCCGCACCTCCTGATCGTCGCCGCCCTGACGGGTGCCGCGACCACGACCGTCGTCGTCGCCCCCGGGTCCGGCGACCTGATCAGGACCACCGCACCGTCTCTGCTGGGCCTGCTGGTGATCATTGCCGGGGTCGCCCTCCTGTTCACGGCGCGCTACCCCGCGCCGCTCTTCGGCCTGGTGATGGGGATCCACCGCTGGACGTACCGCGTGGCAGCCTACGTGTTCCTGCTGCGTGACGAATATCCACCGTTCCGCCTGGACCAGGGGGCGGAGGAGACGGAGGCCCGGCCACGCGAAACCGGTGGGTGGGAAGCCGTGGGGATGAAGGCGCCTCCACCCCGTCCGCCCGGCTCCTGATCGTCCTCGACATCTCCCACCCGACGAATCACGACGGAAAGGCCCATCGACCATGACACCCACCCACCCCCACGAGATCCTGGATCTCGCCCTCCTGCAGCGTGGCACGGAGGGCACCGCAGTGCTGGGCCGCAGTACTCCTGTGAGTGTGGAGATCCGCGCGACCCGCCGCGTGCGGGTGACCTCGGTCCAGTTCACCCTCGTGCACTCGCTGGAGCTCACGCAGATGCGGGGCAATCAGTTCGGTGGGACCTACCATGCCGCAGAGCGCAGCTCGAAGGACATCGGGAGCACGCTGGTCCGCACCGGCACCACCCTGCGTGAGGGCGAGTCGTGTTTCGAGGTGAGCCAGCTGATGGTGCCCGCCGACGCGATCCCCACTCTTCACGGAAAGCTTGCGCTGTCCGGCTGGGCCGTGCGCGTCCGGGTGTCCTCCGACGGCAATCCGGACGTCGTCCGCTCCCAGCCGCTGGTCGTGCAGTCCGACGGATCCACGGCCGACGGCGAACCCGACACCCACCCGACGGACGGACGCCACCCCGGAGCGGACCTGCACGTGGTGGAGCTGTCCACGCGCTCCGTGCATCCAGGGGTGGAGCTGTCCGGTGTCGTCACGGTCGGCGAAACCAAAGCACGCGCCCTGGACATCAGCATCGTCATGCAGGAGGAAG
This window contains:
- the cls gene encoding cardiolipin synthase, which encodes MDPVLSTNLAWIIGVLTHLVVCVAALIVIPKRRKPTAAMAWILTIVMLPVIGVVLYLVIGSPKLPKRRRAEQDRITALIAAAAEGLDLTPQRDSWPEWFTNVTRQNQLLGGIPVVGGNTGTLLGEYRQSIQSMAAEIDTAERFVHVEFFVVSFDDTTKSFFAAMEAAVGRGVTVRLLADHVSSARIAHSKETFAELDRIGVHWSYMLPVMPFKGKYQRPDLRNHRKLVVVDGRVGFMGSQNLIDRSYNAPKNIKRGLQWQELVTRLEGPVVTSLNAVFLSDWLTETGEQLDPASPTANLPIRSAVFDRSPDAIECQVVPSGPSYETENNLRLFLSLLYGASKRAIITSPYFVPDEAMMYAITSACQRGLDVQLFVSEIGDQGPVFHAQRSYYGELLDAGVRIFRYPAPYILHAKHVSIDDDIAVIGSSNMDIRSFNLDLEVSLLVRGRVFVQRMRDVEEHYRSVSSELTREEWAREPLSSTSLDGVARLTSALE
- a CDS encoding alpha/beta fold hydrolase yields the protein MMHVHGFGLSGRYLLPTAERLSDEFHTLVPDLPGFGRSGKPIDPLDVPDLAHAAARFLDDRQVTSATLVGNSMGCPVICEFAYRYPERLDRAVLVSPAGGVNNQPLRRAVRQLARDGTREPVGMIRVAAPDYLRFGVPSTVRMFRALTRYPSLDRLLALKVPTLVVIGDRDPLMPNPDRIREVASNTDNHVLVVIIEGAAHAINFSNPGELAHVIRQFMADQPIVDDPDEPGHSHSYEIHRGTLHPHHRPPTR
- a CDS encoding AsnC family protein, translating into MKTLVGSMDGKGPAEALRIVAELQREVARSEAGLVRSARQSGLSWEAIAQSLGVSKQAVHKRYGRQ
- a CDS encoding PDDEXK nuclease domain-containing protein, with amino-acid sequence MPQLEPDLPEDYAVAFTALKALVREAQHHAQRVVNTAMIELYWNIGRSILERQADEPWGSRVLNRLAQDLKAEFPHMRGFSRTNLYNMRAFAAAWDTSTPIVQTPSGQLSWSHNVTLLNKVDNHELRTWYALRAAQHGWSVAVLEHQILTNLHARVGAAPNNLEARLPSEGTDLAREVAKDPLVLDFLGLTEEAQEHAIEEAMTLRMAQTLAEFGPGFAFVGRQHHLNIDGDDFYIDLLLYHVPSDRYVVVELKAGKFKPENLGQLNFYVAAVNDILRLSRQAPTVGILVCGSKSDRVVRYALEGSTQPLAVTSYTYEALPADERASLPSPAAITAALEHEQPDAPESRNS
- a CDS encoding CsbD family protein; the encoded protein is MSLGDKIKNAAKKLSGRAKEATGRATGNERLETEGKRDQVKADLRQAAEKVRDAFRKR
- a CDS encoding universal stress protein, which produces MSTAAAPRIVVGVDGSQQSVEALRYAQRLAPAFDATILAVAAWDYPAEYPGYVPLGTSEFADAAKIHLEHAVTKAYGGNVPNGLETTVVFAHPGKALVQASRDAALLIVGRRGHGTFRGLLLGSVSASCVSHAHCPVLVIPHVAEEPASENKPAAGKVAEDADA
- a CDS encoding lycopene cyclase family protein, whose translation is MSREPADFDIILAGGGLAGRSLAYFLSRQPGLDDARILLVDDSRHYQHRAIVYWYDGVLPLHLTPSASYTTLAVDTATGLRRLSLDRHTLSLTSSQRIFRSLDQVIDADPRITRLDAHAARIHARGDRVAVTLTDGRSFTASHCCDSTAPPSGVAPPLLMTGEIRQVRTVRDSFDPAVATFMDFRSGDGEHPARFHCLLPVSAREAFVETTRITRGDTPAMGGPFETAASEYLRSTCGVTDFSTLTVQRGAIPLGLHRQASRGRHLYVGTASGIIKATTGYGFTRILHQAERVASSFAATGSPRSPEPSRRFHFYDKPVLGMWLHDPEAAVRFMRAAFAALDVDLILDFLDERTTPLQERELLGAMPVRMLLRPRLWL
- a CDS encoding DUF4389 domain-containing protein — translated: MSSSSSSTTPPPARTPMRAGPLVMVLVGALLVSVAGGLAFGGLLISALAGFQRDGQFLNTSTERFEYDSYALTTQPQDIRLDTGEGALPAGIATVQLKATGVPSTKAVFVGVARQADVDAYLSSVQHTELIEVRTDPFRAAYRDIPGSSVPASPAEQTFWTASASGTGTQVISVDVRSGSWAVVVMNADGSQTGAVDLQAGVRSGLFGPVGMTLLLVAGLLVLVGVPLLLIGANALGKGLVPSPAAGGNRRGGLTEDAHHTASGDPIRDFLPYPARLTGYLQPRLSRWLWLVKWFLVIPHLVVLWLLWTACFVSTVAAGVVILFTGRYPAGLFAFTVGVFRWTWRVQFYASALGTDLYPPFTLARVPDYPADFEVPYPSRLHRGLVLVKWWLLALPHLLIVAALTGAATTTVVVAPGSGDLIRTTAPSLLGLLVIIAGVALLFTARYPAPLFGLVMGIHRWTYRVAAYVFLLRDEYPPFRLDQGAEETEARPRETGGWEAVGMKAPPPRPPGS